The following coding sequences lie in one Deinococcus aerolatus genomic window:
- a CDS encoding DUF2179 domain-containing protein has product MSDVLNAEALLGALLIFSLRIVDVSLGTLRIGMLVRGKHTVAGALSFFESLIWLLAAAKVLSTLDSPLQFVAYAGGYASGTMLGSNIERWLAVGKVVLRVIVPVGAPDVQEALRQAGLYVTTVNASGRDGEVRILFSVIARKRLKQAFRVIETTYPKAFITVEEVTTAQLQDVVTRQERQSFRRMRMMRK; this is encoded by the coding sequence GTGTCTGATGTCCTGAATGCCGAGGCCCTGCTGGGGGCGCTGCTGATCTTCTCGCTGCGAATTGTGGATGTGTCTCTGGGCACGCTGCGAATCGGCATGCTGGTGCGCGGCAAGCATACGGTGGCCGGCGCGCTGAGCTTCTTTGAATCGCTGATCTGGCTGCTGGCGGCTGCCAAGGTGCTGAGCACACTGGACAGTCCGCTGCAATTCGTGGCCTACGCGGGCGGCTACGCCTCGGGCACCATGCTGGGCTCCAACATCGAGCGCTGGCTGGCGGTGGGCAAGGTGGTGCTGCGCGTCATCGTGCCGGTCGGGGCGCCCGACGTGCAGGAGGCGCTGCGGCAGGCAGGGCTGTATGTCACCACTGTCAACGCCTCGGGCCGTGACGGCGAGGTCCGTATCCTGTTCAGCGTGATTGCCCGTAAGCGGCTGAAACAGGCCTTCCGGGTGATCGAGACCACCTATCCCAAGGCGTTTATCACGGTGGAAGAGGTCACCACCGCCCAGCTGCAGGACGTGGTGACCCGCCAGGAACGCCAGTCGTTCCGGCGAATGCGGATGATGCGGAAGTAA
- a CDS encoding ABC transporter permease gives MDKPSVTPQHRQKEGRLASAIHHLRLYFLLLRAQARSQAVYRVSFALDAVGSAFITLSEFAAFVLVLPRFGSLSGWTLGEVALLYGLAELAFVLMDLMFGGFDAPNLSQHVRSGSFNTFLLRPAPLRLQIFGSDFALRRVTRIFLAAGILAYGITASGAVWTPEAALLLTGSVLGMVAFFGGLFVIGGTLTFWTVDSVEAMNVLTYGGRTLISYPMDIYGQFLRKTFTYLIPAAFLSYFPVLHVLGRPLPDGLPLLAASLSPLVGPVMLAAAFAFWRVGVRHYGGTGT, from the coding sequence GTGGATAAACCGTCCGTCACCCCGCAACACCGGCAAAAGGAAGGACGGCTGGCTTCGGCCATCCACCACCTGCGCCTCTACTTCCTGCTGTTGCGTGCCCAGGCCCGCTCGCAGGCCGTCTACCGCGTGTCGTTCGCACTGGACGCGGTTGGTTCGGCCTTTATCACGCTGTCGGAGTTCGCGGCGTTCGTGCTGGTGTTGCCGCGCTTCGGGTCACTAAGCGGCTGGACGCTGGGCGAGGTGGCGTTGCTGTACGGACTGGCGGAACTGGCCTTCGTGCTGATGGACCTCATGTTCGGCGGCTTCGACGCCCCCAACCTCAGTCAGCATGTCCGCAGCGGCAGCTTCAATACCTTTCTGCTGCGGCCCGCGCCGCTGCGCCTGCAAATCTTCGGTTCGGATTTTGCGCTGCGGCGGGTGACCCGGATCTTCCTGGCGGCGGGGATTCTGGCCTACGGCATTACGGCGTCTGGGGCCGTCTGGACACCCGAAGCCGCGCTGCTGCTGACCGGCAGCGTGCTGGGCATGGTGGCCTTTTTCGGTGGCCTGTTCGTTATCGGGGGCACCCTGACCTTCTGGACGGTGGACAGCGTGGAGGCCATGAATGTCCTGACCTACGGCGGGCGCACCCTGATCAGCTACCCGATGGACATCTACGGCCAGTTCCTGCGCAAGACCTTCACCTACCTGATTCCCGCCGCCTTTCTGTCGTATTTTCCTGTGCTGCATGTCCTGGGCCGCCCGCTGCCGGATGGCCTGCCGCTGCTGGCCGCGTCCCTGTCGCCCCTTGTCGGCCCGGTAATGCTCGCGGCGGCGTTTGCCTTCTGGCGGGTGGGCGTGCGGCATTACGGAGGAACGGGCACATGA
- a CDS encoding ABC transporter permease, whose product MQAALPSTRGPNVALYASVARLGFRRQFAYPQAALWGLITNLFFGVLRIAVLVALFASTPRVAGYTVQDAITYTGLTQALIMALSLFGWTDFMRTIHRGEVASDLLRPHNLLAFWAAQDAGRAAGQFALRGLPMLALFALLWGATFPAGPDGWLLSTLSLLLAWACGFAFRFLVNCAAFWSPDAVGFGRFAWAVLGLGSGFLMPLAFFPPWFQAVLAWTPFPSMMNTTVELWLGVRTGPEAWTAMAVQLGWAMLLFGLAAFVLSRGLRRLEIAGG is encoded by the coding sequence ATGCAAGCGGCCCTGCCCTCCACCCGTGGCCCCAACGTGGCCCTGTACGCCTCGGTGGCGCGGCTGGGATTCCGGCGGCAATTCGCCTACCCGCAGGCCGCGCTGTGGGGGCTGATCACCAATCTGTTCTTCGGGGTGTTGCGAATTGCCGTGCTGGTGGCGCTGTTCGCTAGCACGCCCCGGGTGGCCGGATACACCGTGCAGGACGCGATCACCTACACCGGGCTGACCCAGGCGTTGATCATGGCCCTGTCGCTGTTCGGCTGGACCGATTTCATGCGGACGATTCACCGGGGCGAGGTGGCGTCCGACCTGCTGCGTCCCCATAACCTGCTGGCGTTCTGGGCGGCGCAGGATGCGGGCCGGGCGGCGGGTCAGTTCGCGTTGCGCGGTCTGCCGATGCTGGCACTGTTTGCCCTGCTGTGGGGCGCCACGTTTCCCGCCGGGCCAGACGGCTGGCTGCTCAGCACCCTGAGTCTGCTGCTGGCCTGGGCCTGCGGGTTTGCCTTCCGCTTTCTGGTCAACTGCGCGGCCTTCTGGTCCCCGGATGCTGTTGGTTTCGGGCGCTTCGCGTGGGCGGTGCTGGGCCTGGGCAGCGGTTTTCTGATGCCGCTGGCCTTCTTCCCGCCGTGGTTTCAGGCGGTACTGGCCTGGACGCCCTTTCCCAGCATGATGAACACCACCGTCGAACTCTGGCTGGGCGTCAGAACCGGGCCGGAGGCGTGGACGGCCATGGCTGTGCAACTCGGCTGGGCAATGCTGCTGTTCGGACTGGCGGCATTCGTGCTGTCGCGGGGCTTGCGGCGGCTGGAGATAGCTGGTGGATAA
- a CDS encoding ABC transporter ATP-binding protein — MITVEHLRKTFRTRRGGLLRGQTSVMEAVKDVGFSVARGEIVGYLGPNGAGKSTTIKVLTGLLVPDSGRVDVGGLVPWKDRRAHVARLGAVFGQRTTLWWDLPVAESLDLLRHIYRVPEAHFRQNLHDFTDLLDLGPFLHTPARALSLGQRMRADLAAALLHDPELLFLDEPTVGLDVVAKERIREFIRHVNATRGVTVLLTTHDLTDVERLARRVMIIDHGSLLYDGDLAQLQARYGSARELVVDFEAAPENPQVPGLTLLGADGPRVRYGFAGAAAAPIARVTAHAPVRDITVKEPDIEATVRRIYEGGLLRDGGALGG, encoded by the coding sequence ATGATTACCGTCGAACACCTCCGCAAGACCTTCCGTACGCGCCGGGGCGGACTGCTGCGCGGCCAGACCAGTGTGATGGAGGCCGTGAAAGATGTGGGCTTCAGCGTGGCACGCGGCGAGATCGTGGGCTATCTGGGGCCGAACGGCGCGGGCAAGAGCACCACCATCAAGGTGCTGACCGGGCTGCTGGTGCCCGACAGCGGGCGGGTGGACGTGGGCGGACTGGTGCCGTGGAAAGACCGCCGGGCGCATGTGGCGCGGCTGGGCGCGGTGTTCGGGCAGCGCACGACGCTGTGGTGGGATTTGCCCGTCGCCGAGTCGCTGGACCTGCTGCGCCACATCTACCGCGTGCCCGAAGCCCACTTTCGCCAGAACCTGCACGATTTCACCGACCTGCTGGACCTAGGGCCGTTTCTGCACACGCCCGCCCGCGCCCTGAGCCTGGGCCAGCGCATGCGGGCGGACCTGGCCGCCGCGCTGCTGCACGATCCCGAACTGCTGTTTCTGGACGAGCCGACGGTGGGGCTGGACGTGGTGGCCAAGGAGCGCATCCGCGAGTTCATCCGGCACGTCAACGCCACACGCGGGGTGACGGTGCTGCTGACCACCCACGATCTGACCGACGTGGAACGGCTGGCCCGCCGCGTGATGATTATCGACCACGGTTCTCTTCTGTACGACGGTGATCTGGCGCAGTTGCAGGCCCGCTACGGCAGCGCCCGCGAACTGGTGGTGGATTTCGAGGCCGCGCCGGAAAACCCTCAGGTGCCGGGGCTGACGCTGCTGGGTGCGGACGGCCCACGCGTGCGCTACGGCTTTGCCGGAGCTGCCGCCGCCCCGATTGCCCGCGTCACGGCCCACGCCCCGGTGCGCGACATCACCGTGAAGGAGCCGGACATCGAGGCCACGGTCCGCCGCATTTACGAGGGTGGGCTGCTGCGGGACGGGGGAGCGTTGGGGGGATGA